In Granulicella mallensis MP5ACTX8, the sequence TAGCGCAGGGCCATACTCCAGAGGCGCTCTTCGACCTCGCCATAGGCTCAGAGGTTGCGAGGCGTCTCAACCTTCATCTTGGGCAGCAGATCACGCTGGCACACGGCATAGAAGAGAAGTCAGTTCTCAATCACGCGAACACCCCCTTTACGATTGTGGGCATCCTGGCGTCTACATCTACTCCTGTCGACCAGGCTCTCTACATCACGTTACTCGGCGACGAAGCCATGCACTTCGGCTGGACCGACGGCACACCACCTGCGATCGGTGAGGCCGTCCCCAAGCTCGACCCCTCCAAGCTCAAGGTCGATGAGGTTACAAGTTTCCTTATCGGCACGAAGTCTCGCATCAGCACACTTTATCTGCAACGCGAGATCAATACGTTCAAGCCAGAACCACTCACGGCCATTATTCCAGCCTATACATTGCAGCAACTCTGGAGCCTGCTCGATTACGCTGACACCGCGCTCTCGCTGGTTTCGGTTGCTGTTCTCATCGTAGGTCTCCTGGCTATGCTGATCGCACTCTACACCGCGTTGAATGAGCGGCGGCGAGAGATTGCAATTCTGCGGGCCGTTGGTGTCCACGCACGACAGATCTTCCTTCTTTTTCTGCTTGAATCCATGCTGATTGCCGCTGCCGGAACAGCCCTGGGCATAGGAGCCGTCTACGCGATGCTCTTTCTGCTTCGCGGAGCGATTGAAAGCCATACAGGCCTCCCGATCGCCCTCGTCGGCCTTTCGCTTCGGGTCGAGATCTATGCGATAGGCACGATCGTCCTGGCAGCGCTTCTGGGCTTGATTCCCGCCGCTCGCGCCTATCGCAACTCACTCGTAGATGGCCTGAACGCTCGCTAAAAAGCTGTGCCTCCTGAGAGGCACAGCTCGATGCTTTGCACTTCTAAGCAGCTAGATATAAGCGATCAGGTCGATCTCAACGAGAGATCCTCCCGGGATGCCTCCGGCGGGCGCGACAGTCGTACGCACGGGCGGCACCTTCCCCCAGCGTCCTGCGTAAACGGTGTTCATCTTGGCCCAGTCGTTGATGTCATTGAGGTAGACATTAACCTTCAGCACCTTTTCCATAGAAGAACCCGCACCGATCAGGTTCTTCTCCAGTTCATCGAGAACATGCTTTGTATGCTCCTCGATTGTCCCGGTGAAATGTGCACCTACACCGGCCAGAAATAACAGGTTGCCATACGAAACGGCCCCTGAAAATAGTGGCGGAGCGGCAGCCGGATCGACATTCTTGTTTGCCGGATAGGACTTCTTCTCAAGCTTGCCGGTGGTTTGCGCTTCAGCCGGGGCCATTGCGATGACTCCTCCAGCGGCAACGGCGGCTACCTTAGCGGCGTTCTTCAGTAGACCTCTACGTGATGGACCTGACATCATATTCTCCTTCTGGAAAGACTATGGGTTGGTGAAAGCCTTCGGAAGCAATCAGGCCTTCGTTGAAGGAACTGCTCGTTCAATACTATCTTCTGATTACTCGAAGGACTTGAGATCTAAACGCAACAAACTACGTGCAGAGCTTTAACTTAAGTAGATTGAGGAAAACGGACTGCCGAGAAGTTTCTCTCGACAGCCACAGGTTAATACAACAGAGGGAGGGAGCTAGAAGATGATCTTTCCAGCCAGCTGAATAACCCGGGCACCGGTAAGCTCGCCAGGAATCGTCTGCACGGTCGTGATGGTTCCCGCAGTGCCCGCGCTAACGGCAGTACCGCTTTGCGAAGCTGCATTCAAGGTCGAGTTAGGATTTGATCCGCTGGGATGGTTGAAGATGTTCGCGGCCTCGGCACGGAACTGGAACTTGGCGCGATTCCAGATAGGAAAGTTCTTGAAGATGGACAAGTTCGCATAGGAGAAGCCCGGCCCATACAGCGAGTTACGAGCTACGTTGCCAAAAGCATAGTTGTAGCTCGCCACAGCTCCCGTTCCCGTCAAGGTCTGGGGAGCCACGGGCAAAACGTAAGCGGACACATCGAAGCAAGGCTTGTTGGTTGCGGCAAGATACTTATAGGCGGTCTTGAGACTGCAATTGGAGCTCGGAGCGTGAGCCCAACTCGGACGAGTTGTACCCTGATCGAAGCCTGCGGTGTTGTAGCCCATAGACACGGTGTAGGGCATACCTGTCTGCAGGTTGATGATCGTATTCACCTGCCATCCTCCAACGCCTTCGCGAAGCAGAAGGTTCGAGCCACGAAGAGAAGGAAGCTCGTAGGTCAACACACCGACGAACCGATGCCTGATATCCCAGTTGGAGTTGCCGTAGTCTGCGGCAACGTTGAACGGCTGCGTAACGGTACCACCGCCGTTAGAATCAGAGGAGATATCGAGAGCGTGCGACCAGGTGTAGCTCGCTTGCCCTGAAAGACCGTGATAGGACCTCTGGCGAAGAATAAGGCTAAGGCCGTCATAGTGCGCCCAGGCAAAGTTCCTCAGATCTCGAATGGAACCAAACAGCTGGTTAGGACGCACCAGGCAATTTGCCTGTCCGCAGGAACCCTGGGGCGAATTAAGATTGACCTTCGTTGGTTGAGAGAATGTGTTGCTGGAATTCAACTGGTTCGGGAGGTTGTCATACCAGCTCGTGTCCAGGTCCAACGAATGAGAACCGATATATTGTGCCTCGGCCGCGGCACCCTTCCATAGTTCCTGTCCAAGCGAAAGATTCCACTGATAGCTTCGCTGCGTCTTGTTAGCCGGATCGTAGGTGACCGCGCTGCCATAGGTGCAGGTAGGGCTGCAAGTACCCGTCACAGGGTTCTTCGCCTGCCCTGGAGTGGGGTTAGTAAAAGAAAACGGATTGGCAGCCGTTCCTGACGCAGCGAAGTATTGAAAGTTAGCGCCGAAGGGATAGTTATTGCTTGTCAACAAGGTAAAGCTATTAAGTTGGTTGGCGTTATAGTAGGCGCCTACACCGCCACGCAGAACCGTCTTGGGCAGGGCGCGAAAGGCAAAACCGACTCGTGGTCCCCAATTGTCGTGCGTTGGGCTGCCGAGCTTCAATCCTGGAACCGGCACCCAAGTAGCGGCGGTAGTGGCATTCGAAGCCGGAAGTAATGCTGTCTGATCGGCATTCATAGTGCGCGAGAAGCCATTGAGACTGTAGGGCACCGTCGGCAGATCATAGCGCAGCCCATAATTCAGCGTTAATTGCGAGTTGGCTTGCCAATTATCTAAGACGAAAAAACCGTCCCTATACTCTGCTACTGATCCCTTGGGGCTCGTAACCGGAGTCTGATCTTTTGCGGGAAGGCCGAGAACGAAATCAGCACGGGCATCGCCGGTCACCGTACCATCGAAGGTGAAGAGGCCAAGCGCTTCATTCGCGGCAATACGTCCGGTTTCCAGCTTCCGGATCTCGAGCCCCGCAATGATATTGTGCCTTCCATGCGAGTAGCTAATCTGATCATAGCCATCAAGATTACGGTCATCCTGGAACCAGTTTGTGCCGTTGTTGCCAATGTTCATTCCGGTGGCGGAGCTTACCGTAACATTAGGAATACCGGGCATATTTTGGGTGGTATCATAATTGAAACCCGGAATACCCAGATCGGTGCCGGCTGTCTTCAGCCCGTTCACATACCAGTAGTTCAACGAATCCGTCGTGAACTGATTTAATCCGACATGAAAATCGTTGACGAGATTGGGTGTGATGATATGTGTATAACCAATAGCGTAGTTGCGACTATTAGCCGGTCCATAGCCTCCGGACACTGGCACCTCATTGCCGTTGGCATAGGTAAGATCCTGCCAATGAAAGCGGAAGAACAGTTTTACTTTCTCGCCAATATTTTCATCCACACGTTCGAGTGTTTGTGCAATGAAAAGGTTGTTGCTGTAATTGACGCTCGCAAGATTGTTATTTATACCACCTATATTAGGAAGCGGCACATAGGCTTCATACTTCTTTGCTATGGCCGCAGCACCGGTAGCCAACTCGCTGGCGGGAATCATGTTGTTAGCGTAAGGCTTACCAGTCTGTGGATCCGTGAGGCATATGCCACCCGGGAGGCCTGTTGCTGGGTCTATGCAACTTACTCCCTTCAACGTCCCGAGAGCGGAAAAATCGCCTTTCTCCATATCACTTGTCAGCACAGTCGCCGTGCCCGTAGACTGCGCTTTTTGATTCAGCTTCTCATAGGCACCGAAGAAGAAGGTCTTATTTCTGCCGTTGTACAATTTTGGAACAAGAACAGGACCGCCCAATGTAAAGCCCCATTGGTTATAGTTCAGCGGAGCTTTGGGGGTCGCAGCCGACGTCGATGTCGCTTTAGTGTCGGTGAAGTTCCTTGCGTCCAGTACCGTGTTCTTTACATAGTCATAGACCACGCCGTGGAAGTCATTCGTCCCGGCCTTGCTCAACAGGTTCACATGCACGCCGAGATACGCGCCGTACTGCGCCGAGTAGTTACCGCTTTGCATCTGTACTTCTGAGATCATGTCCGTTCCAGGGCGAGCGGGCGTTACGTTGCCCAGGTTATTCATGACCGAGACACCGTCAAGCGTTATCTCATTCTGCGTCTCGCGCTGGCCTGCTCCAATGAAATCAACTCCTGGAGGGTTTCCGGAGTAGTTTGTCTTTGACCCGACGGTTACGTTAGACGCCAATGCAGCGACTTCCAGAGCATTGTGGCCCTGGACTGGAAGATCTTCGACCTGCTTGGTCTCAAATGTTTCACCGAGGCTCGCGTCATCTGTTGCCAGGGGAGGCGTACTTGCCGTGACCGTTACCGTATCGCTGGCAGCACCCACCATCAGGTTAAAGTTGGTACGAACCGCTAAATCAACCTGTACAAGAACGCCAACCGTATTCACCTTCATGAATCCAGGCTGCTCAACCGTGATGTCATAGACGCCAGGTTGAATGAAGGTAATTGCGTAATAACCTTCATTGTTGGTGACGGCTTCCGACCTGACCTTGGTGTTTTCTTCGACCGCAACCACCTTCGTTCCGGCTACGGCGCTTCCGCTGGGGTCCAGCACAGTTCCAACGAGGGAAGTATTATTTGCAACCTGGCTCCAAAGGAACAAGGGGCTCAACAGCAATACGAGACAGCAACAAAATGCCTTCTTCATGGTGGGCTCCTAAGTTGATCCTGGCAAGCCAGGTTACTTCGCTGTGATATTCGTCTACCGCTTCATGTCCAACATGAACCGCCCTCGGTGCAACGCCAATCGTCATTTCTAGAGTGTTGCCATTGGATTACAGTTCCATGTAACTGTCATGGGTCAGTTGCCAGTGCTGCGGCTAGGCTAATTGCCCTACCTGGGCTTGAATTTGAGCAAACAGGCTATAAACACAAGACAAATCTTGATTAAGCGATCTCCATTTTCACGATGTGCAGTGGCTGTTCGACTGCTCAATTTCCTCGAAGACGCAAGCAAACTTGAGGCCCCATAGCCTGAACTGATGAATGGCATCAGGAAATATTATGAGGAGCCCTTAGGTCAAACGTCCTACGCATTGCGTACTTACCCGTTGACAGCACTGCGCATGCAATCGCATAGTGTCAGTAATCAGGTAGCAGCCATGACTCCACAGAGCATTCGGTGATCCGTTGGGATGAGTTGTTTCGTCTTCGCAGGTCGTTCCGATTCTCATTCAGCATTTGCGATTTCGCCGGAGCACCATGTCGAGTATTGTTGACCGCCAGGATTCACGATTCGCGGTAGCTCATCGTGGACACAACGCACGTTTCCCCTCAATAGCTGCTGAGGCTACCGGTCGCGTTGAATATTGTGAGAGCGTTGAAGACGCCGCAAACGCACTTCAGCAGGTGATCAATGCGGGCTTACGGCCAACTGTAAGGTCTTCGGGGCACTGCTATGAAGATTTCATCGCAAACAATCCGAATGGTGCGATCCTCGACGTCAGCTTGCTCAATCAAGTGACATCAGGCCGGAGCGGAGCGGCGCCTTATAGCATCCAACCGGGCGCTATGCTGGGCAATATCTATCAGGAGCTTTATAAACGTTCCAATGTAGTTCTGCCGGGCGGGAGTTGTTTTACCGTCAGCGCGGGTGGTCATATTAGTGGGGGTGGCTACGGAATCCTGTCTCGCCTCTATGGCATTACCGTGGATTGGATCTCGTCCGTCGATATCCTCACAGTCGATGCGGCTGGCAAAGTAGTTCCACTCCACGCCGACTCCCATCATCATCCAGAGCTGTTTCGCGCACTTCGCGGAGGACAGGGCTCTAACTTCGGGCTCATCACGGGCTTTACATTCAACCAACTCCCACCTGCCCCGTCTGAGATCATGCAGGCGGCAGTTTCGTTTGATTGGG encodes:
- a CDS encoding RidA family protein codes for the protein MMSGPSRRGLLKNAAKVAAVAAGGVIAMAPAEAQTTGKLEKKSYPANKNVDPAAAPPLFSGAVSYGNLLFLAGVGAHFTGTIEEHTKHVLDELEKNLIGAGSSMEKVLKVNVYLNDINDWAKMNTVYAGRWGKVPPVRTTVAPAGGIPGGSLVEIDLIAYI
- a CDS encoding TonB-dependent receptor; amino-acid sequence: MKKAFCCCLVLLLSPLFLWSQVANNTSLVGTVLDPSGSAVAGTKVVAVEENTKVRSEAVTNNEGYYAITFIQPGVYDITVEQPGFMKVNTVGVLVQVDLAVRTNFNLMVGAASDTVTVTASTPPLATDDASLGETFETKQVEDLPVQGHNALEVAALASNVTVGSKTNYSGNPPGVDFIGAGQRETQNEITLDGVSVMNNLGNVTPARPGTDMISEVQMQSGNYSAQYGAYLGVHVNLLSKAGTNDFHGVVYDYVKNTVLDARNFTDTKATSTSAATPKAPLNYNQWGFTLGGPVLVPKLYNGRNKTFFFGAYEKLNQKAQSTGTATVLTSDMEKGDFSALGTLKGVSCIDPATGLPGGICLTDPQTGKPYANNMIPASELATGAAAIAKKYEAYVPLPNIGGINNNLASVNYSNNLFIAQTLERVDENIGEKVKLFFRFHWQDLTYANGNEVPVSGGYGPANSRNYAIGYTHIITPNLVNDFHVGLNQFTTDSLNYWYVNGLKTAGTDLGIPGFNYDTTQNMPGIPNVTVSSATGMNIGNNGTNWFQDDRNLDGYDQISYSHGRHNIIAGLEIRKLETGRIAANEALGLFTFDGTVTGDARADFVLGLPAKDQTPVTSPKGSVAEYRDGFFVLDNWQANSQLTLNYGLRYDLPTVPYSLNGFSRTMNADQTALLPASNATTAATWVPVPGLKLGSPTHDNWGPRVGFAFRALPKTVLRGGVGAYYNANQLNSFTLLTSNNYPFGANFQYFAASGTAANPFSFTNPTPGQAKNPVTGTCSPTCTYGSAVTYDPANKTQRSYQWNLSLGQELWKGAAAEAQYIGSHSLDLDTSWYDNLPNQLNSSNTFSQPTKVNLNSPQGSCGQANCLVRPNQLFGSIRDLRNFAWAHYDGLSLILRQRSYHGLSGQASYTWSHALDISSDSNGGGTVTQPFNVAADYGNSNWDIRHRFVGVLTYELPSLRGSNLLLREGVGGWQVNTIINLQTGMPYTVSMGYNTAGFDQGTTRPSWAHAPSSNCSLKTAYKYLAATNKPCFDVSAYVLPVAPQTLTGTGAVASYNYAFGNVARNSLYGPGFSYANLSIFKNFPIWNRAKFQFRAEAANIFNHPSGSNPNSTLNAASQSGTAVSAGTAGTITTVQTIPGELTGARVIQLAGKIIF
- a CDS encoding ABC transporter permease, with amino-acid sequence MILLRLALKSLRARTLTTTLTVFSIALSVMLLVGVDRLRDAAQAGFSGTLSHTDLIAGARGGDLPLLLSSVFHIGNAANSVSWDTYQHFAHHPAVAWTIPISMGDSFHGYRVVATDDNFYKHYQYHRTKSLELAQGHTPEALFDLAIGSEVARRLNLHLGQQITLAHGIEEKSVLNHANTPFTIVGILASTSTPVDQALYITLLGDEAMHFGWTDGTPPAIGEAVPKLDPSKLKVDEVTSFLIGTKSRISTLYLQREINTFKPEPLTAIIPAYTLQQLWSLLDYADTALSLVSVAVLIVGLLAMLIALYTALNERRREIAILRAVGVHARQIFLLFLLESMLIAAAGTALGIGAVYAMLFLLRGAIESHTGLPIALVGLSLRVEIYAIGTIVLAALLGLIPAARAYRNSLVDGLNAR